From the genome of Nocardia sp. NBC_01503, one region includes:
- a CDS encoding GTP pyrophosphokinase has protein sequence MKPWQLDHIIDDGLLGNRQQVGIDDLRVLREQFVDFMLGYKFAIDEVTTKINILREDFNNAHEYNPIEHVGSRLKSPESVLEKVRRKNYAMNLAAIRENVLDIAGVRVVCSFISDIGTIRDMLAGQEDITVLEERDYISNRKPNGYRSLHLIVSIPVFRSDRTQPIPVEIQIRTIAMDFWASLEHKIYYKYQGEVPPNLRSDLAQAAEVATQLDEKMEALHRQVDRSARPKKSAADSLDLSMLYNSLIADQPVRLRPGDLPI, from the coding sequence ATGAAACCCTGGCAACTGGACCACATCATTGACGACGGCCTGCTTGGCAACCGACAGCAGGTCGGCATCGACGACCTCCGGGTGCTCAGAGAGCAGTTCGTGGATTTCATGCTCGGCTACAAGTTCGCGATCGACGAGGTCACGACCAAAATCAATATCCTGCGTGAGGACTTCAACAACGCGCACGAGTACAACCCCATCGAGCACGTCGGATCGCGGCTCAAGTCCCCTGAAAGCGTGCTGGAGAAGGTTCGGCGCAAAAACTACGCGATGAACCTGGCGGCGATCCGGGAGAACGTGCTTGATATCGCCGGGGTTCGGGTGGTTTGTAGCTTCATCTCCGATATCGGCACGATCAGGGATATGTTGGCGGGCCAGGAGGACATTACGGTTCTGGAGGAGCGCGACTACATCTCCAACCGCAAACCGAACGGATACCGGAGCCTGCACTTGATCGTGTCGATTCCGGTGTTTCGTTCCGACCGGACCCAACCAATACCGGTCGAGATCCAGATCCGCACTATCGCGATGGATTTCTGGGCCAGCCTCGAACACAAGATCTACTACAAATATCAAGGCGAGGTTCCCCCGAACCTTCGCAGCGACCTCGCCCAGGCGGCCGAGGTGGCCACTCAGCTCGACGAGAAGATGGAGGCTCTCCATCGCCAGGTCGATCGCAGCGCGCGCCCGAAGAAGAGCGCAGCTGATTCTCTGGATCTCAGCATGTTGTACAACAGCCTCATCGCTGACCAGCCCGTACG